A single Natrinema pellirubrum DSM 15624 DNA region contains:
- a CDS encoding RNA-guided endonuclease TnpB family protein: MSEECKTLEAYLAPPTQHKQRKLHDEHDRYEKLLRRSFNNECDTMTAVNEVVTGEDLNWHSKNALKQYVPNLLDEDTYDAKQLADTHPIRYANTASVFDHDEDRHHEICWEVPLPGRGTNFWIPLQLNPEQEDWWHSLINDEDESVWAGELRLQRDGDRWVLHVTANYEVEPDHSYSCESDDMTPVGFDVGESKLLVGCALRDNTPVDPLFVDGGRVRHLRQKQSSAEDRLKPRYASKLLDDLVWGRWQDAIEDEIEKASARAVEYAAQFENPVIVFEYLDGITDEDIGKYWNRRLGKWLFSQLQSRIEDKAAEHGIPVEYVYPHHTSKTCHACQHIGYRPHQGTFKCTNEECWVSEYQADLNAAANIANRLNPWGESLPVKWVGDDSPRSGGQWQAHQDTLPIEGLPSERRASDDKVSSSSPTVGAGAKPETGDANTS, translated from the coding sequence ATGAGTGAGGAGTGCAAGACGCTCGAAGCGTATCTTGCCCCACCCACTCAGCACAAGCAGCGCAAGCTCCACGACGAACACGACCGATACGAGAAACTACTCCGTCGTAGCTTCAACAACGAGTGCGATACGATGACCGCCGTCAACGAGGTCGTCACAGGTGAAGACCTCAACTGGCACTCGAAAAACGCTCTCAAACAATACGTGCCCAACTTGCTTGACGAGGACACGTATGATGCGAAGCAACTCGCAGACACTCATCCAATCCGCTACGCCAACACCGCATCCGTCTTCGACCACGATGAAGACCGCCACCACGAAATTTGCTGGGAAGTCCCGCTACCCGGTCGTGGAACGAACTTCTGGATACCACTCCAGTTGAACCCAGAGCAAGAAGACTGGTGGCACTCTCTGATTAACGACGAAGACGAGAGTGTATGGGCGGGCGAACTCCGCTTACAACGCGACGGTGATAGATGGGTGTTGCACGTCACCGCGAACTACGAAGTCGAACCAGACCACTCGTATTCGTGTGAGAGCGACGATATGACACCCGTCGGGTTTGACGTGGGTGAATCCAAACTCTTGGTGGGCTGTGCCCTCCGAGACAACACACCCGTTGACCCATTATTCGTGGATGGTGGTCGCGTCCGACACCTCCGACAGAAACAATCCAGTGCCGAAGACCGCTTGAAACCCCGATACGCCTCAAAGCTCTTGGACGACCTCGTGTGGGGTCGGTGGCAAGACGCCATCGAAGACGAAATCGAGAAAGCCTCCGCACGAGCCGTCGAATACGCTGCACAGTTCGAGAACCCGGTTATCGTTTTCGAATACCTCGACGGAATCACCGACGAGGACATTGGGAAGTACTGGAATCGACGCCTCGGCAAGTGGCTGTTCTCCCAACTACAGTCACGCATCGAGGACAAGGCAGCGGAACACGGCATTCCTGTGGAATACGTGTACCCGCATCACACGTCGAAGACGTGCCATGCGTGCCAGCATATCGGGTATCGACCGCATCAGGGCACGTTCAAGTGTACGAACGAGGAGTGTTGGGTGTCGGAGTATCAAGCGGATTTGAACGCAGCAGCGAATATAGCCAATCGGCTAAATCCGTGGGGAGAGAGCCTACCAGTGAAATGGGTGGGCGATGACTCGCCTCGGAGCGGGGGCCAGTGGCAGGCCCACCAAGACACGTTACCGATCGAGGGACTCCCGTCCGAAAGGCGGGCTTCCGATGACAAGGTTTCGTCTAGCTCACCAACGGTGGGAGCGGGGGCGAAGCCAGAGACCGGTGATGCGAATACGTCTTGA
- a CDS encoding transcription factor IIIB 50 kDa subunit: MTTESQDAVLRHLTSIQQTLQLDENIQQYGKLLVSELTARELQIRVPTRTAAACFLIACRLRKTPIRVTKIADASNVAESEILNEKKRISDALELGIPNDDPIVILKEACKDLALSADIQAHAQQIADLGAEAGVTSGVSPYTYAAAVLYVANSAADTDLSQADIADQFDVSTATLRDRRDDLLDAIGSQLFKLQYPAAPSEAVSLVDDLLHHAQTAHWAQGKRHMGVLAGAWLFAAKEYQTETSVSELAALTGVSESTIRARYEDFDRSHNGW, encoded by the coding sequence ATGACCACGGAATCTCAAGACGCCGTCCTCAGACACCTGACGTCGATCCAACAGACCCTCCAACTGGATGAAAACATCCAGCAGTACGGTAAACTTCTCGTTTCAGAACTCACCGCACGCGAACTTCAGATCCGAGTTCCCACTCGTACTGCTGCGGCATGCTTCCTCATTGCATGCCGGTTGCGAAAGACTCCGATTCGTGTGACTAAGATAGCCGACGCCTCAAATGTTGCTGAATCAGAGATTCTTAACGAAAAGAAACGGATCTCGGACGCGCTGGAACTCGGAATACCGAACGACGATCCAATAGTAATACTCAAAGAAGCATGCAAAGATCTAGCTCTCTCTGCCGACATCCAAGCTCACGCACAACAGATTGCAGACTTAGGTGCCGAAGCCGGAGTCACCAGTGGCGTCTCTCCATATACATACGCGGCAGCTGTACTCTACGTTGCCAACTCAGCTGCCGACACCGACCTCTCTCAGGCCGACATCGCCGACCAATTTGATGTATCGACAGCCACACTCCGAGACAGACGCGACGATCTACTTGACGCAATCGGAAGCCAACTGTTCAAACTACAATACCCAGCAGCCCCGTCCGAAGCCGTCTCACTCGTTGACGACCTGCTGCACCACGCACAGACTGCGCACTGGGCACAGGGCAAACGCCATATGGGCGTTCTCGCTGGAGCATGGTTGTTTGCCGCGAAGGAATATCAAACCGAGACCAGCGTATCAGAACTCGCGGCCCTCACTGGTGTGAGTGAATCAACGATTCGTGCCCGCTACGAGGACTTTGACCGTTCTCATAATGGCTGGTGA
- a CDS encoding polyprenyl synthetase, with protein sequence MDPTAALLTGYYLYTASFSSLGSISGPQSDGCFGVLTTVIETITEAFARTYTSAGSTDCEEAVFLDETAGSLGAGAAALGATLADFDDAVRPHCERLGRNLGTARQFRAIIERDSNKAMVASPTFDESQFRLHAERRRDDVDKALDTLSKTVDVTNLRAFAEATTLRLEQQTSDTNDNTLN encoded by the coding sequence TTGGATCCGACAGCAGCGCTATTGACAGGATATTATCTGTATACGGCCTCGTTCTCGTCACTCGGATCAATATCTGGTCCCCAGTCGGATGGCTGTTTTGGGGTACTGACAACGGTGATTGAAACGATCACGGAAGCGTTTGCGCGCACCTACACGTCGGCCGGATCAACAGATTGTGAGGAAGCGGTGTTTCTCGATGAAACAGCGGGAAGTCTCGGTGCAGGTGCTGCTGCCCTTGGAGCGACGCTGGCTGATTTCGACGACGCAGTTCGTCCCCACTGTGAGCGACTCGGACGGAACCTCGGTACAGCCCGCCAGTTCCGCGCTATCATCGAAAGAGATTCAAACAAAGCGATGGTTGCCTCGCCCACGTTCGACGAGTCACAATTCCGTCTACATGCAGAACGGAGGCGAGATGACGTTGACAAGGCTCTCGATACCCTGTCAAAAACTGTAGACGTAACGAACCTTCGAGCGTTCGCCGAAGCTACGACACTAAGACTGGAGCAGCAGACTTCAGACACTAATGATAACACACTCAATTAA
- a CDS encoding IS5-like element ISNpe14 family transposase translates to MRSKRPIIRQCKNLAKQHVDNPDEPAAPDGASGFAEWAQIAFILLHAELDKDFRETEAWFNDSRAIREELNIDKSPDHTTLCRWEQQVDMRELRSLLRRSAEQAGWSGTAAIDASGFQRDQTSYHYRNRAGFSFHKLKTTVLVDTESLAIKDVHFTTKRKWDGHIGLQVYRRNAEDLQEFLADANYSWSDLREECRAGATRPLIKHKEHNALKKAHNARMDEDLYHQRTLSETAFSLLKDDGEKLRSRSWHGQFRELTRKCIVHNLSQAAS, encoded by the coding sequence ATGAGGTCGAAACGACCGATCATACGGCAGTGTAAGAATCTTGCCAAACAGCACGTGGATAACCCTGACGAACCCGCTGCGCCGGACGGCGCCAGCGGGTTCGCCGAGTGGGCTCAGATCGCGTTTATCCTCTTGCATGCGGAACTCGACAAAGATTTCCGAGAGACTGAAGCATGGTTCAATGACTCCAGAGCCATCCGTGAAGAGCTCAACATCGACAAATCGCCGGATCACACCACGCTCTGTCGATGGGAGCAACAGGTCGACATGCGTGAGCTCCGCAGCCTGCTCCGCCGCAGTGCGGAGCAGGCTGGCTGGTCGGGAACAGCAGCAATCGACGCCAGTGGCTTCCAGCGAGATCAGACCAGCTATCATTACCGGAATCGTGCTGGCTTCTCGTTTCATAAGCTGAAGACGACGGTTTTGGTCGATACAGAGTCACTGGCGATCAAAGACGTTCATTTCACGACGAAGCGCAAGTGGGACGGACACATCGGCTTGCAGGTCTATCGGCGCAACGCCGAAGACCTGCAAGAGTTCCTTGCAGATGCGAACTATTCGTGGTCAGATCTCAGAGAGGAGTGTCGCGCTGGCGCGACACGACCGCTAATCAAGCACAAGGAGCACAATGCGCTGAAGAAAGCGCATAACGCTCGGATGGACGAAGATCTGTACCATCAGCGGACACTGAGTGAGACTGCGTTCTCACTACTGAAGGATGACGGTGAGAAGTTACGCTCTCGGAGCTGGCACGGCCAGTTCCGAGAGCTCACGCGCAAGTGTATCGTGCATAACCTATCGCAGGCGGCGAGTTAG
- a CDS encoding MATE family efflux transporter — protein sequence MSVCSRIQSLFKGPEEFDLTSGSIGKPLFFLSMPIVVTNLFQTAYNLADTFWLGQYNTDALAAISFAFPMVFLLISLGMGISVAGSVLVAQFTGAGEERKAEYAASQTVTFAVIASIILGSIGYVGVDNFLGLMGASQDVLPLATSYMEVISLGLVFMFGFAVFVSLMRGYGDTITPMLVMFGSVVLNIILDPFLIFGWTVVENEPLIGTVAFPELGIQGAAIATVFSRALALVVGLLIMFRGERGVQIHLRDMVPDLSYLRRLVRIGLPASIEGTGRALSMNLLLVIVAIFPDTVVAAYGIGTRVFSVAFLPALAVARGVETMTGQNIGADKPDRAAQAAGLAAKVLFGLLTVTGIAAFLFPEPIVSIFVGANQANAAQVVDIGAEFIRYVALTFGFMGIMRAYTGSFRGAGKTLTAAAISVLTLGVIRFPVAWITAGPLGETGVWLSFAVSNVAGAIIAYVWYQGGTWRGSDLTEPNVDLDETSVETVAGDD from the coding sequence ATGAGCGTTTGCAGCCGCATCCAATCCCTCTTTAAGGGACCCGAAGAGTTCGACCTGACATCAGGCAGCATCGGGAAACCACTGTTCTTCCTCTCGATGCCAATCGTCGTCACAAACCTCTTCCAGACCGCGTACAATCTCGCGGACACGTTCTGGCTGGGTCAGTACAACACTGACGCACTCGCCGCAATTAGCTTTGCCTTTCCGATGGTGTTTCTGCTCATCTCACTTGGGATGGGGATTTCCGTCGCCGGCAGCGTCCTTGTCGCACAATTCACCGGTGCTGGCGAAGAGCGCAAGGCCGAATACGCTGCCTCGCAGACAGTAACGTTCGCCGTTATTGCCTCAATCATCCTCGGCAGCATCGGCTACGTCGGTGTCGACAATTTTCTTGGTCTGATGGGCGCGTCGCAGGACGTGTTACCACTGGCGACGAGTTATATGGAGGTCATCTCACTCGGTCTCGTGTTCATGTTCGGGTTCGCCGTCTTCGTCTCGCTCATGCGCGGATACGGGGATACAATCACCCCAATGCTCGTCATGTTTGGGTCGGTCGTACTCAACATCATTCTCGATCCGTTCCTCATCTTCGGCTGGACTGTCGTCGAGAACGAGCCGCTCATTGGTACGGTGGCATTCCCCGAACTCGGAATTCAAGGCGCAGCCATCGCTACCGTGTTCTCGCGTGCGCTCGCACTGGTTGTCGGCCTATTGATCATGTTCCGTGGCGAACGTGGCGTTCAGATCCACCTCCGCGATATGGTCCCGGACCTCTCGTATCTCCGCCGCCTCGTTCGTATCGGTCTGCCGGCATCGATTGAGGGCACTGGCCGGGCGCTCTCGATGAACCTGCTGTTGGTTATCGTTGCGATATTCCCGGATACAGTTGTTGCCGCGTACGGTATCGGCACGCGTGTCTTCTCGGTTGCCTTCCTCCCCGCCCTTGCCGTCGCCCGTGGTGTCGAAACGATGACTGGCCAGAACATCGGAGCCGACAAACCGGACCGAGCCGCACAGGCGGCGGGGCTGGCGGCAAAGGTTCTCTTCGGGCTTCTCACGGTCACAGGGATCGCCGCCTTCCTGTTCCCTGAACCCATCGTCTCGATATTCGTCGGTGCGAATCAGGCGAACGCCGCCCAAGTTGTTGATATCGGTGCGGAATTCATTCGGTACGTCGCGCTGACGTTCGGGTTTATGGGTATTATGCGGGCGTATACAGGTAGTTTCCGCGGTGCTGGGAAAACGCTCACTGCGGCGGCAATCTCCGTATTGACGCTTGGTGTTATTCGCTTCCCTGTCGCGTGGATCACCGCAGGTCCGCTCGGAGAAACGGGTGTCTGGCTATCGTTTGCGGTTTCGAACGTCGCCGGAGCGATCATTGCATACGTGTGGTATCAAGGTGGTACGTGGCGCGGGAGCGACCTGACCGAACCCAACGTTGATCTCGACGAAACGAGTGTTGAGACAGTAGCAGGTGATGACTGA
- a CDS encoding TetR/AcrR family transcriptional regulator, whose protein sequence is MADDPATEILDATYHALCEYGYANLTLQDIAAETDKSKGSIHYYYGSKDELFISFLDELYERFTDRVGTHNGDTPYEQLEGLLQELLTSDADSSLRPFRTAMLELTAQAPYNSTLQKRITDFDEFLFEQLRAILAAGVDTGEFDDSITPADDAEYLATTIIGAHTRHVAIDHSSDQLYNMMTIYIEQQLLADKQPEVAQ, encoded by the coding sequence ATGGCGGACGATCCAGCCACCGAGATCTTGGATGCGACGTATCATGCCCTCTGTGAGTATGGCTATGCGAATCTCACACTCCAGGATATAGCTGCTGAAACAGACAAGAGCAAGGGATCAATCCACTACTACTACGGCTCCAAAGACGAATTATTCATCTCTTTCCTCGATGAACTGTACGAACGGTTCACCGACCGCGTGGGCACTCACAACGGTGACACACCGTATGAACAACTTGAGGGTCTCCTCCAAGAATTACTCACTAGCGACGCTGACTCGTCGCTGAGGCCGTTCAGAACCGCGATGCTCGAACTAACAGCACAGGCCCCATACAATTCGACTTTACAGAAGCGCATCACCGACTTCGATGAGTTTCTATTCGAACAACTGCGAGCGATACTCGCAGCCGGCGTAGACACCGGCGAGTTCGACGACTCCATCACGCCAGCCGACGATGCGGAATACCTCGCAACGACCATTATTGGTGCGCACACTCGCCACGTCGCTATCGACCACTCCTCTGATCAACTCTACAATATGATGACGATATACATCGAGCAACAACTGCTCGCCGACAAACAACCGGAGGTCGCACAGTAA
- the gdhB gene encoding glutamate dehydrogenase GdhB, with amino-acid sequence MSLETQTNSEGERESDDPDNSALATALHQVENASKYVNVDKGVIERLKESTRVVQVTVPLERDDGTVETYTGYRAQHDDVRGPYKGGIRYHPDVSSKESQGLAMWMTWKCAVMDLPFGGAKGGIVVDPDDLSEGEMERLTRRFTEELRDVIGPTKDIAAPDMGTNSQTMAWMMDAYSMQQGETIPGVVTGKPPVVGGSKGRKEAPGRSVAIITREFINYQNRDLEETTIAIQGYGSVGANAARTLDDWGADIVSVSDIKGAIYDPSGLDTHAVPSYSEEPNAVTTHDAPTLLSADEIFKLDVDVLIPAAIGGVLTKDNADDVQADIIVEGANGPTTTGADEIFEEHDIPVLPDILANAGGVTVSYFEWLQDINRREWSLERVHNELESQMLSSWEDVYTTYETKDVTWREAAYVVALERIGKAKSTRGLWP; translated from the coding sequence ATGAGTTTGGAAACGCAAACTAATAGCGAAGGAGAGAGGGAATCAGACGATCCAGACAACTCGGCATTAGCGACAGCGCTTCACCAAGTTGAGAACGCGTCCAAGTATGTAAACGTTGACAAAGGAGTGATAGAACGGCTCAAAGAGTCGACTCGGGTTGTTCAAGTTACCGTCCCACTCGAGCGCGATGACGGCACGGTCGAGACATATACTGGCTACCGCGCCCAGCACGATGACGTTCGAGGCCCCTATAAGGGCGGGATCCGTTACCATCCCGATGTCTCATCCAAGGAGTCACAAGGGCTCGCTATGTGGATGACTTGGAAGTGTGCCGTCATGGACTTACCGTTCGGGGGTGCAAAGGGAGGTATCGTCGTCGATCCGGATGATCTTTCAGAGGGTGAAATGGAACGGCTAACTCGTCGATTTACTGAAGAGTTGCGCGACGTTATTGGACCGACGAAGGATATCGCTGCACCGGACATGGGGACAAACTCGCAGACGATGGCCTGGATGATGGACGCTTACAGTATGCAACAAGGGGAAACTATTCCCGGTGTTGTTACCGGAAAGCCACCCGTTGTTGGCGGAAGCAAGGGTCGCAAGGAGGCGCCCGGGCGGTCCGTAGCGATTATTACGCGCGAGTTTATCAACTATCAGAATCGCGATCTCGAAGAAACAACTATCGCGATTCAGGGATACGGCTCCGTTGGAGCCAACGCAGCCAGGACGCTCGACGACTGGGGTGCTGACATTGTTAGCGTTTCCGACATAAAAGGCGCAATTTACGATCCCAGCGGTCTCGATACCCATGCCGTCCCCTCTTATAGTGAGGAACCCAACGCCGTGACGACCCACGATGCACCCACGCTGCTCAGTGCCGATGAGATCTTCAAGCTCGATGTCGACGTACTCATTCCGGCTGCTATTGGTGGTGTCCTTACAAAAGACAACGCAGATGACGTTCAGGCAGACATCATCGTGGAGGGGGCTAATGGGCCGACTACGACCGGTGCCGATGAGATCTTTGAAGAACACGATATCCCGGTTCTCCCCGATATTCTTGCAAACGCCGGTGGCGTTACCGTCTCCTATTTTGAGTGGCTCCAGGATATTAACCGTCGTGAATGGTCACTTGAACGCGTCCATAATGAACTTGAAAGTCAAATGCTCTCCTCGTGGGAAGATGTCTACACCACTTACGAGACCAAGGACGTAACATGGCGTGAAGCCGCATACGTGGTTGCACTCGAGCGCATCGGGAAAGCAAAATCGACTCGTGGACTCTGGCCGTAG
- a CDS encoding Rrf2 family transcriptional regulator has protein sequence MQSIELTPSQKKVLRALTNLYKESEGAIKGEDIAEQVDRNPGTIRNQMQSLKALQLVEGVPGPKGGYKPTASAYETLDIQQLDDPVSVALKHEGDLVEDVIVDGINLSSIHHPELCRAEIHLQGTINDVDEDDPITVGPTPLSKLVIGGRVDGKDDTNNILILRIEDMIAPAEKPDH, from the coding sequence ATGCAGTCCATCGAACTCACTCCGAGCCAGAAGAAGGTTCTCCGCGCACTAACAAACCTCTACAAAGAGTCTGAGGGTGCCATCAAGGGCGAAGACATCGCCGAACAAGTTGACCGGAACCCAGGGACAATCCGCAACCAGATGCAGAGCCTCAAAGCACTCCAACTGGTAGAGGGCGTTCCCGGTCCGAAAGGCGGCTACAAACCGACCGCTTCGGCCTACGAAACACTCGATATCCAGCAGTTGGACGACCCAGTCTCTGTCGCCCTCAAGCACGAGGGGGATCTCGTCGAAGACGTTATTGTCGATGGAATTAACCTCTCGAGCATCCATCATCCAGAACTCTGTCGTGCGGAGATTCACCTGCAGGGAACGATTAATGACGTCGATGAGGACGATCCAATCACCGTCGGACCAACCCCTCTCTCGAAGCTCGTCATTGGTGGACGCGTCGACGGTAAGGACGATACGAATAACATCCTCATCCTCAGGATCGAAGACATGATTGCTCCAGCCGAAAAACCCGACCACTGA
- a CDS encoding IclR family transcriptional regulator yields MTQKTAKTTERSLDVIDTVQKLGGATLDELTNELEISRSTIHLHLQTLLKEGYLTKEGAVYHIGLRFLNHGEYARSRKKAYTLAKQTVTELSDQIDEEVEFVVENDNRGILVHESFHPDSHFPSKERHISTAPSPAGIYYYLHSVATGKAILAELSDERVKAVLDDWGLPRQTEHTITDRDALLQELEGIRKRGVAFADEEYVDSLREVGRRVTGPDGSVLGAIAIIGPKYRFTDERYTTELPELLTECVDDLETEIRDSYLDDYR; encoded by the coding sequence ATGACTCAGAAGACAGCGAAAACTACGGAACGGTCTTTAGATGTGATTGACACGGTTCAGAAATTAGGCGGCGCGACACTCGATGAATTAACCAATGAATTAGAGATTTCGAGAAGTACGATCCACCTCCATCTCCAAACCCTTCTCAAAGAAGGATATCTCACGAAGGAGGGTGCAGTATATCATATCGGGCTACGGTTCCTTAACCATGGCGAGTATGCCCGCTCACGCAAGAAGGCGTACACGCTGGCGAAGCAGACTGTAACAGAACTTTCCGACCAAATCGACGAAGAGGTCGAATTCGTTGTCGAGAATGATAATCGCGGCATTCTCGTCCATGAATCCTTTCATCCGGACAGTCACTTTCCATCTAAGGAACGACATATTTCTACTGCACCTAGCCCCGCCGGGATCTACTACTATCTTCACAGCGTTGCAACCGGCAAAGCGATCCTTGCTGAATTATCTGACGAACGCGTCAAAGCAGTATTAGACGACTGGGGACTCCCCAGACAGACAGAACACACCATCACAGACCGGGACGCCCTCTTACAGGAACTTGAGGGGATTCGCAAACGAGGCGTTGCATTCGCCGATGAAGAGTACGTCGACAGTCTCAGAGAAGTTGGGCGGCGCGTGACAGGTCCCGATGGGAGCGTTCTCGGTGCGATCGCTATCATTGGACCGAAGTATCGATTCACGGATGAGCGATACACTACTGAACTGCCAGAGTTACTGACGGAATGCGTTGATGACCTTGAGACCGAAATCAGAGATTCATACTTGGATGATTATCGTTAA
- a CDS encoding acetate--CoA ligase, producing MIEERLAYPSLENRTVRRRTPQAFGRDGTTTEPANGNCSDREWPACWDAAASLLKWSEPYDRIVDEENAPFYRWFVGGRLNAAENCIDRHLEERKNQVALRWEGKRGERRTYTYYDLYHEVSAVAAALREFGVEEDDVVTIYLPKLPELPITMLACARIGALHNVVFGGFAPNALAERIQRVDSRALVTCDGSFREETVIDQKRKADTALASIEESLPTIIVDRLGASHGIHLGEDQYDYDDLVETYADANVPPVPREATDPLFHIHTSGTTGEPQRMTHATGGYLTGVAWTAQTVFELTPGTTIWCTADVGWITGHSYVVYGPLLSGATVVLAEGSLRYPDRHRPWEVIEQNGVEIFYTTPGVIRTFIKWGESFPTAHDLSSLQLLGTVGEPIGPDTWEWYYTHVGGERCPIVNTWWQTETGCILISVRPGIDELKPGSVGPPLSGIDIQIVDEDGRELPPGEPGYLTINRPWPSMLAPLEGDQYWVLAEYWQAFSDPRADSWRYFTGDRAIVDDDGYVTIIGRDDDVITIGNRRIGTAELEAAITTVGGVTEAAAIAERTAGETGTCVFATLAQGQQNRTTIRDAVADAVAEHVGEFARPKSIIFTPELPETYSGKTMYQLLERIVNDRPPTDSDTLRNPEIVGELTTIWNQK from the coding sequence ATGATCGAAGAAAGACTGGCGTATCCATCCCTTGAGAACCGAACGGTTCGTCGCCGGACTCCGCAAGCGTTCGGTCGCGACGGAACTACGACGGAACCAGCCAATGGAAACTGCTCCGATCGCGAGTGGCCGGCGTGCTGGGACGCTGCCGCATCGTTGCTCAAGTGGAGCGAGCCCTATGACCGCATCGTCGACGAGGAAAATGCACCGTTCTACCGATGGTTCGTTGGTGGGCGCTTGAACGCCGCGGAAAACTGTATTGATCGTCATCTCGAGGAGCGGAAGAATCAGGTCGCACTGCGGTGGGAAGGGAAACGCGGCGAGCGTCGAACCTATACGTACTACGACCTCTATCATGAGGTGTCAGCTGTCGCAGCCGCGCTCCGCGAGTTCGGTGTCGAAGAAGACGATGTCGTCACGATCTACCTGCCGAAACTCCCCGAGTTACCGATCACGATGCTCGCCTGTGCTCGTATCGGCGCGCTCCATAACGTCGTCTTCGGGGGGTTCGCCCCCAATGCGCTCGCTGAACGGATACAACGTGTTGACTCACGCGCGCTCGTCACATGCGACGGTAGCTTTCGTGAGGAGACCGTGATCGATCAGAAACGGAAAGCCGATACAGCGTTGGCATCGATTGAGGAATCTCTCCCCACTATCATCGTCGATCGACTCGGTGCAAGTCACGGCATACACCTCGGCGAGGACCAGTACGATTACGATGACCTCGTCGAGACGTACGCCGATGCAAACGTGCCTCCAGTGCCGCGGGAGGCGACTGACCCCCTCTTTCACATCCACACGTCAGGAACGACTGGCGAGCCGCAGCGGATGACTCACGCAACCGGGGGCTACCTCACAGGTGTTGCTTGGACGGCCCAGACCGTATTCGAACTCACGCCGGGGACCACGATCTGGTGTACGGCCGATGTTGGGTGGATTACCGGTCACTCTTACGTCGTCTACGGGCCACTGCTCTCGGGTGCAACGGTCGTCCTCGCGGAGGGAAGTCTCCGCTATCCAGATCGCCACCGTCCGTGGGAGGTGATCGAACAGAACGGTGTGGAAATCTTCTATACGACGCCAGGAGTAATCCGGACGTTCATAAAGTGGGGCGAGTCGTTTCCCACGGCTCACGACCTTTCGTCGCTGCAACTGCTCGGTACCGTTGGCGAACCGATTGGCCCGGATACTTGGGAGTGGTACTACACCCACGTCGGCGGAGAACGATGTCCGATCGTCAATACGTGGTGGCAGACCGAAACCGGGTGCATCCTCATCTCGGTCCGTCCTGGAATCGACGAGTTAAAGCCAGGTTCGGTTGGCCCACCGCTATCCGGAATTGACATTCAGATCGTCGACGAAGACGGCCGTGAACTCCCGCCGGGCGAACCCGGCTATCTGACGATCAACCGACCCTGGCCGTCGATGCTCGCTCCGCTCGAGGGAGACCAGTACTGGGTTCTCGCAGAATACTGGCAGGCGTTTTCGGACCCACGGGCGGATTCCTGGCGGTACTTCACTGGCGACCGTGCCATCGTCGACGACGACGGGTACGTGACGATCATCGGTCGCGACGACGACGTTATTACAATCGGAAACCGTCGCATCGGAACGGCCGAACTCGAGGCTGCAATAACGACCGTTGGCGGTGTTACTGAAGCCGCTGCCATCGCTGAGCGTACCGCCGGCGAGACCGGGACCTGCGTCTTCGCGACGCTTGCACAGGGACAGCAGAATCGGACCACCATCCGGGACGCGGTTGCGGATGCGGTCGCTGAACACGTCGGTGAGTTTGCACGGCCAAAAAGTATCATATTCACACCTGAGTTACCTGAAACCTACTCCGGGAAAACGATGTACCAACTCCTCGAGCGCATCGTCAACGATCGACCGCCCACGGACAGTGACACTCTCAGAAATCCGGAAATCGTCGGTGAGCTCACAACGATCTGGAATCAGAAGTGA